A stretch of the Hippoglossus hippoglossus isolate fHipHip1 chromosome 1, fHipHip1.pri, whole genome shotgun sequence genome encodes the following:
- the cxcl12b gene encoding chemokine (C-X-C motif) ligand 12b (stromal cell-derived factor 1) has translation MDVKLLALMALLAVATHTPACSAKPISLVERCWCRSTLNTVPQRSIKELKFLHTPNCPFQVIAKLKSNREVCINPETKWLQQYLKNAINKVKKSRRRNKKN, from the exons ATGGATGTCAAACTGCTGGCACTGATGGCTCTGCTGGCCGTGGCCACACATACACCAGCCTGCAGCG cgaAGCCCATCAGTCTGGTGGAGCGGTGTTGGTGTCGTTCCACCCTCAACACGGTTCCCCAGCGCTCCATCAAAGAGCTCAAGTTCCTCCACACGCCCAACTGCCCCTTCCAAGTCAT TGCCAAACTGAAGAGCAACAGGGAAGTCTGCATCAACCCAGAGACCAAGTGGCTGCAGCAGTACCTAAAGAACGCCATCAACAA GGTGAAGAAATCCAGAAGACGCAACAAGAAGAACTAA